A section of the Cololabis saira isolate AMF1-May2022 chromosome 6, fColSai1.1, whole genome shotgun sequence genome encodes:
- the il10rb gene encoding interleukin-10 receptor subunit beta translates to MMTIVCLLLWLFHCGAAEAEVPPPGDLTMSTLNTNYALNWDWNWEPESNVTFRTEFVAKYKLKQKNPRWTTACEEIRERSCDLTFFNLYYRGLYCIRVRANVNGSHSGWAFKDFCPDKEAGIGPPSRVVLGVAGSHLDVVITDPLTSTNTSMKENLPDIQYQVLYWERDGEEQDVEMQTLNTTATMVTLPNMRSWTWYCVRVQSVHEFYSKRSSFTAPHCMQTEGPIPWWQICLIFLGSLLICFLLVALSLVCWFWFFQTCRELFFPKLPTFFKTYLLDSPGSNNPHLVLSDSETELLYDHVIICPNQVAVETADPPAEASPRTAPAGLEPDSSSLHGYQGSSSSGSSSSGNSSGNSSGSSSGNSSGNSSGSSSSSGDSGVFSTGDASSIHQTFPDLGDSSGGSSQLQHMKMEVVEDDPKHPPGAADKGFVDVCV, encoded by the exons ATGATGACCATCGTCTGTCTCCTGTTGTGGCTCTTCCACTGCGGCGCAG CTGAAGCAGAAGTCCCCCCCCCAGGGGACCTGACCATGAGCACCTTGAACACCAACTACGCTCTGAACTGGGACTGGAACTGGGAGCCGGAGTCCAACGTCACCTTCAGGACAGAGTTTGTTGC TAAATACAAGCTAAAACAGAAGAACCCGAGATGGACCACAGCATGTGAGGAGATAAGGGAGCGGTCATGTGACCTTACATTCTTCAACCTGTACTACCGGGGTCTCTACTGCATCCGTGTACGAGCCAACGTGAACGGGAGTCACTCGGGTTGGGCTTTCAAGGATTTCTGTCCCGATAAAGAAG CCGGCATCGGCCCCCCCTCCAGAGTGGTCCTGGGTGTTGCTGGGAGTCACCTGGACGTGGTGATCACTGACCCGCTGACCAGCACCAACACGTCCATGAAGGAGAATCTCCCTGACATCCAGTACCAGGTCCTGTACTGGGAGAGGGACGGGGAGGAACAG GACGTGGAGATGCAGACCCTGAACACCACGGCCACCATGGTAACGTTACCCAACAtgaggtcctggacctggtacTGTGTGAGGGTCCAGTCAGTCCATGAGTTCTACAGCAAGAGGAGCAGCTTCACCGCCCCACACTGCATGCAGACTGAAG GTCCCATTCCCTGGTGGCAGATCTGTCTGATCTTCCTGGGTTCCCTGCTGATCTGCTTCCTGTTGGTGGCTCTGTCCCTGgtgtgctggttctggttcttccaGACCTGCAGGGAGCTCTTCTTCCCTAAGCTGCCCACATTCTTCAAAACG TACCTTCTGGACTCACCCGGCTCCAACAATCCTCACCTCGTCCTCTCGGACTCAGAGACGGAGCTTCTGTATGATCACGTGATCATCTGCCCAAACCAAGTTGCCGTGGAAACGGCCGACCCGCCAGCCGAGGCCTCTCCCAGGACAGCCCCAGCGGGCCTGGAGCCAGACAGCAGCTCTCT ACACGGCTATcagggcagcagcagcagcggcagcagcagcagcggtaacAGCAGTGGCaacagcagcggcagcagcagcggtaaCAGCAGTGGcaacagcagcggtagcagcagcagcagtggagACTCTGGAGTTTTCTCAACGGGCGATGCCTCCAGCATCCACCAGACCTTCCCAGACCTGGGCGACAGCAGCGGAGGCTCCTCCCAGCTCCAGCACATGaagatggaggtggtggaggacgaCCCCAAACATCCACCTGGTGCTGCAGACAAGGGctttgtggatgtgtgtgtgtaa